ATTGCCGCAGGCCGCGGCTTTCAAGGTTTCGACAAAGCTCACCGGTCCGCTCACGCGGATCACGCCCAGCCGCGCAAACAGGCTGTCGTAGAGGGCATCGGAACCGGACAGCGAACTGGTGTGACTCAAGGCCAACTCGGCGCCGATCTGCGACACGCCGGTTTTCAGCGCGATAATCGGAATGCCTTTTTCCAGCGCCTTGTGCGCCGCGCGGGCAAACCCCGGCACATTCTTCAAGCCTTCCAGGTGCAGGCCGATAGCGGTCACACGCGGCTCATCGAGCAGCACATCCATCAACTCGGCAACCCCCAACTGTGCCTGGTTGCCCACCGACGCCATATAGGCAATGGGCAGCGAGCGATCGCTCATCGACAGGTTGTAGGCGAAGTTGCCGCTCTGGGTGAGCACCGCTACGCCCTTCTCTACCGCCTTGCCGCCATGGGCCACCGGCCACAGCGCGGCGCTGTGCAAGTAGTCCAACAGGCCGTAGCAGTTGGGGCCGAGCAAGGCCATGTCGCCCGCCGCTGAAGTAAGCTGCTGTTGCAAGGCCGCACCAGTGGCGCCGGTTTCGGCAAACCCGGAGGCGTAACAAATGGCGCCGCCAGTGCCGATGGCGGCGAGTTCGGCCACACAGGCCAAGGTCAGCTCACGGTTAGTCGCGATAAACACCGCATCCGGGCCGCACGGTAAATCGGCAACCCGACGTACACACGGGATGCCGTCGAGGCTGTCATGCTGCGGGTTGACCAGCCACATTTGCCCGGCAAAACCGCCGTCGGCGCAGCGCTTGAGGGCACGGGCCATGCTGCGCCCGCCGACAAAAGCCAAGTGCCGAGGCGCCAGCAGACGCTTGAGGTTGTCGCGAATAGCCTGGGACATAAGCGTTCTCCGCGCCGATCAGCGCAACAACGGCCGCAATAGCTCACGGGCAATAATGTGCCGCTGGATTTCCGAGGTGCCTTCCCAGATCCGTTCGATCCGTGCGTTACGCCAGATGCGCTCCACCGGCCCTTCATCCATCAAGCCCATGCCGCCGAAGATTTGCACGGCTTCATCGGCCACCTTGCCCAGGGTTTCACTGGCAAACAGCTTGGCCATGCCGGCCTCACCGTCGGTCATGCTGCCCTGGTCCATCTTCCAGGCGGTGTGCAGGGTCAAAAGCTCGGCGGCGCGAATCTGCGTGGCCATGTCGGCCAGCTTGAAACTCACGCCCTGATAGGTGCCGATGGGCTGGCCGAACTGCTTGCGGTCCGCCGCCCATTGCAGCGATACATCCAGCGCACGCTGGGCCTGGCCGACGCAGTTGGCAGCAACCATCACCCGGCCAGCGGTAAGCCAGGCGTTGGCGACTTCCCAACCCTTACCGACTTCGCCGAGCACTTTGGAGGCGGGCACGCGGCAGTCATCGAAGAACATTTCATAGGTGTGATAACCGCGGTTGCTCACACACTTGGGGCCACGGCGGATGGTCATGCCGGGCGTGCCGCGATCGACCAGGAATGAGGTCACCGCATTGCGCTGGCGGCCGTTGTGTTCGTAGGTGTCGGTCACGGCAAACACGATGGCAAAATCGGCGTGGCCAGCGTGGCTGATAAAATGCTTGCTGCCGTTGATGACGAAGTCATCGCCGCTGCGCACGGCGCGGGTCTTGATCGCATTGGCATCGGAGCCGGCGCCGGGTTCGGTCAGCGCGAAACAGTCGATTTTCTTGCCTTGCACGCACGGCAACAGGTAGTCCTCGACCTGCGCGCCGGTGCAGGCCATGAGGATCTTCGACGGGCGCGCGACAAACACATGCAGCGCCCACGAGACTTTGGACAACTCACGCTCGATCAGCGCCTGGGACAGGTAATCCAGGCCACCACCGCCCACCTCTTCGGGCATGTTGAAGGCATAGAAACCTGCAGCGACAGCCTTGTCGCGAATCTGCGCGGCAAGCTCGGGCGACACCGCGTCGGCGCGGTCCACCGCGTCCTCATGGGGCAGCAATTCCTTGGCAACAAAGCTGCGTACCGCGTCCACCAACATGTCTTGTTCTTGGCTGAGTTGGAAATTCATGGCGCTACCTGTGTGGGCTTATTGACCGGAGAAAACCGGCAGGCGTTTTTCCATCGAGGCACGCAGCGCTTCGGCACCGTCGTCGCTGCGCCCGCACAACAGCCCGGCGGCCAGTTCAGCCTCAAGCTGTTCAGGCAGACTGCGCCCGGCGCCTTCGCGGATCAGGGTTTTGGTCTGGGCGAAGGCGAAGGTCGGGCCGTTGGCCAGGCGCGTGGCCAGCTCGCTTGCGTGGGCCTGCAGTTGCGCATCGGCGACCACTTCGCCCACCAACCCGGTGGCCAGCGCGCGCTCGGCGCTCCACAGCTCATCGAGGAACAGCAGGCGCTTGGCTTGCTCGCTGCCGATCAAGCGCGGCAAGTGCCAACTGGCGCCAGCATCCGGCGAATACGCCATGCTGGTGTAGCCGGCCTTGAAGCGCGCCGATTGGGCCGCGATGCGCAGGTCGCAGCACAGGCTCAGGTCCATGCCCGCGCCGACGGCGGTGCCGTTGATCGCGGCAATCGTGGGTTTGTCGAGGGTGTGCAGGCAGGTCATCAGGGCGTGGGCGGTTTCGGTCCAGCCGTAGGTTTCCAGCGCGCCACGGGACTCGGCGTCGGCCCATTCAGCCAGGTCGGCACCGGCGCAAAAACTGCGGCCGCTGCCGGTGAGCACCACCACGCGGACACTGGGGTCGGTGTTGAAGTTATCGAGCAAGGCATGCAGGTATTTGAGGGTCGGGATGTCCAGTGCGTTGCGCTGCGGGCCACGGTTGAGCGTGATCCAGGCAACGCCAGCTTGCACCTCAGTGAGCACGGGCGAATCAGTAGTCATGGCTTCCTCGAATTATTTTAATTGGCGTGAGGGGTGCGACATGGCGAGATACTAAACGAGCGTTCAGCAAGGAGGCAATCGGCAAACTGCAAATATTTTCAGGACGAAAAAAAACGCCCGAATAGAGCGTTCAGGCGCTGAAGGGAAGGTTCAGGCTTTGAGCTGATAGCGCGCGCGACCGCCGCCTTGCAGGCCGTCGACCCAGGCTTCGCAGATCTGGATGCCCTGCTGCGGCGTGAACGTGCCGGGGTTGAGCCCCGACTCCAGCCACAACCCATCGAGCAACGCGCTCAAGCCGATGGCGGCCAGATCAGCATCGAATTGCTCCCAGCCTTCCTCCCTGGCCATGTCCGCCAACGCCGAACGCATGATGGTGCGGTACTCGCCATAGGAATGCTCGTGGGCCTGGTTGATCGCCGGCGCGGTCTTGACCGCGCCCCAGAACACCAGCCAGGCGTCCAGCAGTTGCGGGTCGAGCAGTTCCGCCGAAAAGGAGCCTCGAAACAGCGCCGACAAACGCTCACGCGGCTGCGGCGACGCCTTGGCCATGGTCTCGCGCAACAGGCTCATGACTTGGGCGGTGATGGTGCGATAGGCCTCGGCCACCAACTCGTCCTTGCCCGAATAGTGATGGCTGATCAGCCCGACCGACACCCCGGCCTCGGCGCTGATCTTGCGGATCGAAGCGCCCTGGAAGCCATCGCGCTTGAGACACGTCAGCGTCGCCTGGACCAGGTTGGCCTTGCGCAATTGCGGCTCCATGCGGGAGAAACGCGATTCCTGGGTCATGGGGCGGTGTCCTTCGGTTGAGTCGGCTGCACGACTCTACCTCAGTCGCGGTAACCGGGCGACACCCGATCCAGCATCCGCAGCAACGCCGCCCATGCCAGTTGCATGGCATTCACATCGGTCAGCTCGCCCGCCTCCAACGCTCGGTTGGGGTTATTGAATTGCTGCTCGGTGTAAGCGCAGACCTCAGCCGGCGGCAGGATCAGCTTGCCGCAGGCCTGGGCGGCGATCTGAATATCGCAGGCCTTGTCCAGGTAATACATGCGCAGAAACGCCTCGCTGACCGTCGCGCCGACCGTCAACAAACCGTGGTTGCGCAACATCAGCACCGGCTTGTCGCCCAGGTCCTGCACCAGCCGGCGTTGCTCGTCCATATCCAGGGCGATGCCTTCGTAGTTGTGGTAAGCCACCTTGCCGTAGAACTCCATCGAGATCTGGTTGACCGGCAACAAACCGCACTCCAGCGCCGCCACCGCACAGCCGGCGCGAGTGTGGGTATGCAGCACGCACTGGGCGTCTTCGCGGGCGCCATGGATGGCGCTGTGAATAACAAAACCGGCCGGGTTGACGGCATAAGGAGAGGGTTCGATCGCCTGCCCGTCCAGGCCGATCTTGACCAGGTTGGAGGCGCTGATTTCGTCGAACATCAGCCCATAAGGGTTGATCAGAAAGTGATGTTCCGGCCCGGGAATACGCACCGAAATATGCGTGAAGATCAGATCGCTCATGCGGTAGTGCGCGATCAATCGATAGCAGGCCGCGAGTTCTTCGCGCAGTTGCTGCTCGGTGGAGTGAGTCATTTTTATTCTCCAGGCACGGGGTTGGTGAGGGCGACGCTAAGCCAGTGACCAGTAAAAAAACAAGTTGATTTTTTACTGGTGCTCGCCGCTTACTAGAAAAATAACAATAACAGCGCCTGGAGTATCCGCACCATGTCGCACCCTGCCTTCGTGCACCTGTTCGAGCCCTTGGTACTGCGCGGCAAGCGCCTGAAAAACCGCATCATGTCCAGCGGGCATGACACCTCGATGCCGACTGACAACCGGGTCAATGCGCAGTTGATCGCCTATCACCGTGCGCGCGCCGAAGGCGGTGTGGGGCTGATTGTGCTGCAGGTGGCGGGCGTGCATGACAGCGCGCGGTACACCTCCCACGTGCTGATGGCCACCGACGATGCCTGCATCGACGGCTACCGCGAGCTGGCCGACATTTGCCATGCTCAGGGCACCGTGGTGCTGTCGCAAATCTTCCATCCGGGGCGCGAGATCATGGAGTCGGCAGACGGGTTGCTGGCGGTGGCGTACTCAGCGTCGGCGATGCCCAATGAGCGGTTCCGGGTGATGCCACGGGCGCTTGACCCGGCGATGATCGATGAGATCGTCAGCGGTTACGCGGCGGCGGCCAGGCGCTTGCATCAGGCGGGAATTGATGGCGTGGAAGTGGTCGCCAGCCACGGTTACCTGCCCGCGCAGTTTCTCAACCCGCGAGTTAACCGGCGCAGCGATGACTACAACGGTACGCTTGAACAGCGCCTGAGATTCCTGCGGGAAATTATTGCCGCCGTGCGGGCCGCGACCGACGCGCACTTCATCATCGGCCTGCGTATTTCTGCCGATGAGCGCGACAGCGAAGGCCTCACCGAAAGCGAGTCCCTTGAGGCGGTAAAAAGCCTGCAAGCGCAATTGGACTATGTGCATATCGTCGCCGGTACCTCGGCGTCCACAGGCGGCGCGGTGCATATCGTGCCGCCCATGGCCATCGCCGCCGCGTACCTGGCCGATGCGGCCGCGACGTTCAAGGCCAGCCTGTCGATTCCATTGTTTGTCACCGGACGGATCAACCAGCCCCAGGAGGCCGAGTTGATCCTGGCGCGCGGCCAGGCCGATGTGTGCGGCATGACCCGCGCGCTGATCTGCGACCCGCTGATGCCAGCCAAGGCCCTCGAAGGCCGCGCCGACGATGTGCGTGCGTGTATCGCCTGCAATCAGGCCTGTATCGGGCACTTTCACAAGGGCTTGCCAATCTCCTGCATTCAGCACCCCGAGACGGGCCGCGAGCTGCACTTCGGTAAGCTGCAACCGACGTTGAAGCGCCGCCGCATCATGGTGGTCGGCGGTGGCCCGGCCGGTATGAAAGCCGCTGCCGTTGCGGCGCAACGCGGTCACGACGTGACCCTGTTTGAAGCCAGCGCACAGCTGGGCGGGCAAGTGTTATTGGCGCAGTTGCTGCCACGGCGCAGCGAATTCGGCGGCGCCAGCACCAACCTGCAACGGGAGATGACGCTGGCAGGCGTGCGTGTGGTGCGCAACACCCATGTCGGCCGCGCCCTGGTGGTGCAGGAGCAACCCGACCACGTCATCATCGCCACCGGCGCCGAACCCTATTGGCCGGCATTCGAGCAAGGCGGCGAGCTGCAAGTAGTCGATGCCTGGCAGGTGTTGCGCAATCAGGTCACATTGGGGCGCTCGGTGGTGGTGGTCGACTGGCGCTGCGACTGGATCGGCCCCGGCATCGCCGAGCGTCTGGTGCGCGCCGGCCACCACGTACAACTGGCGGTCAATGGCACGCACTGCGGGGAAAACCTGCCGCTGTATGTACGCGATCAACTGGCGGGCGAGCTGCACCGCCTGGGCATTCCCATCATCCCTTATGCCCGCCTCTATGGCTGCGACGACAGCACGGTTTACCTGCAACACAGTGCCAGCGGCGAACCGATGCTGCTGGAGAATATCAACAGCCTGGTGTTGTGCCAGGGCCACCAGTCGGTGGACACTCTGGGCGCGGAGCTGGCGGGGCTGGTGCCATTTGAGCGCATCGGCGACTGCCTGGCGCCGCGCACCGCCGAAGAGGCGATCTACGAAGGGCTCAAGGCAGCGTGGAAACTTTGAACCACGAACCGCCGCCACTGTTCCTCGGTACGCGCATTCGCGGCCTGCGCAAGGCGCGCGGCCTGACGCTGACCGAGCTGGCGCAACTGAGTAAACTGACCGCCGGCTATCTCAGCCAGTTGGAGCGCAACCTGGCGTACCCATCGATCCCGGCGCTGTTCAATATCGCCCGCAGCCTGGGCGTGACTATCCAGTGGTTTTTCGCCAGCGAGGCCGCCCCTGCCCCAGCAGATGAAGGCTATGTGGTACGCAAAAACAATCGTCAAAGCATCCGTTATGAAGATGGCATCGTCGACCAACTGCTGACGCCGTTGCCCAACCACCAACTTGAGATGCTGCACGCCTGCTTTCCACCCGGCGCCTACAGCCAGCAAAGCTACAGCCATGAAGGCGAAGAAGCAGGCTATGTGTTGAGCGGCACGTTTGAGCTGTGGGTCGGTGAGCGGCATTTCCTGCTGGCTGCAGGTGACAGTTTCAGCTTTGCCAGCAGCGAGCCGCACCGGTATGGCAACCCGGGCAAGGTGAATACAAGGGTGATCTGGGTGATTACACCGCCAACATTTTAGGCTGCTGGCGCAAATGCAGACGTTTCCTACGGGAACCGACGACAGTGGCGCGGCTTGCCATCAGTGGTGAAGGGCCCTGTCGCTTGCTATAAAAATGGCTACTTCTTTTCGAGGTTGTCGCCATGTCTTTATTGAATTTGTTGTTTGGGAAACCGACTCAGGATGATTGGGATCGAGTAAGGGATGTCAAATCCCGTAAAACCTGGAAGCTCGTACGTGGAGGCATTGGCCTGGACATCGATGAGGTTATCGCCTCAGAGGGTTACAAGGATGCGGTGCGCCAGGTACAAAAAATGGAGTCCGATCATTCATGGGCCTGCTGATCATTGTGCCGTTACTGGTCAGTGGCTATCTGGTCTGCCTCAGGCACCCGTTTTTCTACTTGCGCCTGCACCGTTTCCAGGGACAACTGCTTTACCTGCAGGTAGCAAGACTCGGAATGCTCTGCCTGATCGTTGCCACATTTTTAAGTGCTGCCCTGCTGACGTTGTCAAAACAAACGGCCTTTATCGCAGGGCATGAAGTTGCGGCGGACTACAGCCAAAAACTGGGTACGCTATTGGTACAACTCGACATTGCCAATGAGAAAAACTGCACGCTTTGGGTTTTCATGTTGCAGGCG
The window above is part of the Pseudomonas sp. KBS0710 genome. Proteins encoded here:
- a CDS encoding class II aldolase/adducin family protein, yielding MTHSTEQQLREELAACYRLIAHYRMSDLIFTHISVRIPGPEHHFLINPYGLMFDEISASNLVKIGLDGQAIEPSPYAVNPAGFVIHSAIHGAREDAQCVLHTHTRAGCAVAALECGLLPVNQISMEFYGKVAYHNYEGIALDMDEQRRLVQDLGDKPVLMLRNHGLLTVGATVSEAFLRMYYLDKACDIQIAAQACGKLILPPAEVCAYTEQQFNNPNRALEAGELTDVNAMQLAWAALLRMLDRVSPGYRD
- the betI gene encoding transcriptional regulator BetI, yielding MTQESRFSRMEPQLRKANLVQATLTCLKRDGFQGASIRKISAEAGVSVGLISHHYSGKDELVAEAYRTITAQVMSLLRETMAKASPQPRERLSALFRGSFSAELLDPQLLDAWLVFWGAVKTAPAINQAHEHSYGEYRTIMRSALADMAREEGWEQFDADLAAIGLSALLDGLWLESGLNPGTFTPQQGIQICEAWVDGLQGGGRARYQLKA
- a CDS encoding enoyl-CoA hydratase/isomerase family protein, translating into MTTDSPVLTEVQAGVAWITLNRGPQRNALDIPTLKYLHALLDNFNTDPSVRVVVLTGSGRSFCAGADLAEWADAESRGALETYGWTETAHALMTCLHTLDKPTIAAINGTAVGAGMDLSLCCDLRIAAQSARFKAGYTSMAYSPDAGASWHLPRLIGSEQAKRLLFLDELWSAERALATGLVGEVVADAQLQAHASELATRLANGPTFAFAQTKTLIREGAGRSLPEQLEAELAAGLLCGRSDDGAEALRASMEKRLPVFSGQ
- a CDS encoding FAD-dependent oxidoreductase yields the protein MSHPAFVHLFEPLVLRGKRLKNRIMSSGHDTSMPTDNRVNAQLIAYHRARAEGGVGLIVLQVAGVHDSARYTSHVLMATDDACIDGYRELADICHAQGTVVLSQIFHPGREIMESADGLLAVAYSASAMPNERFRVMPRALDPAMIDEIVSGYAAAARRLHQAGIDGVEVVASHGYLPAQFLNPRVNRRSDDYNGTLEQRLRFLREIIAAVRAATDAHFIIGLRISADERDSEGLTESESLEAVKSLQAQLDYVHIVAGTSASTGGAVHIVPPMAIAAAYLADAAATFKASLSIPLFVTGRINQPQEAELILARGQADVCGMTRALICDPLMPAKALEGRADDVRACIACNQACIGHFHKGLPISCIQHPETGRELHFGKLQPTLKRRRIMVVGGGPAGMKAAAVAAQRGHDVTLFEASAQLGGQVLLAQLLPRRSEFGGASTNLQREMTLAGVRVVRNTHVGRALVVQEQPDHVIIATGAEPYWPAFEQGGELQVVDAWQVLRNQVTLGRSVVVVDWRCDWIGPGIAERLVRAGHHVQLAVNGTHCGENLPLYVRDQLAGELHRLGIPIIPYARLYGCDDSTVYLQHSASGEPMLLENINSLVLCQGHQSVDTLGAELAGLVPFERIGDCLAPRTAEEAIYEGLKAAWKL
- a CDS encoding acyl-CoA dehydrogenase family protein — translated: MNFQLSQEQDMLVDAVRSFVAKELLPHEDAVDRADAVSPELAAQIRDKAVAAGFYAFNMPEEVGGGGLDYLSQALIERELSKVSWALHVFVARPSKILMACTGAQVEDYLLPCVQGKKIDCFALTEPGAGSDANAIKTRAVRSGDDFVINGSKHFISHAGHADFAIVFAVTDTYEHNGRQRNAVTSFLVDRGTPGMTIRRGPKCVSNRGYHTYEMFFDDCRVPASKVLGEVGKGWEVANAWLTAGRVMVAANCVGQAQRALDVSLQWAADRKQFGQPIGTYQGVSFKLADMATQIRAAELLTLHTAWKMDQGSMTDGEAGMAKLFASETLGKVADEAVQIFGGMGLMDEGPVERIWRNARIERIWEGTSEIQRHIIARELLRPLLR
- a CDS encoding cupin domain-containing protein, yielding METLNHEPPPLFLGTRIRGLRKARGLTLTELAQLSKLTAGYLSQLERNLAYPSIPALFNIARSLGVTIQWFFASEAAPAPADEGYVVRKNNRQSIRYEDGIVDQLLTPLPNHQLEMLHACFPPGAYSQQSYSHEGEEAGYVLSGTFELWVGERHFLLAAGDSFSFASSEPHRYGNPGKVNTRVIWVITPPTF